The genomic DNA ccaactcccacccccccccgccccacgggccctgctctgtgtgtgacagggtagagctataacctccccattggccctgccctgagtgtgacaggtggtggtgcctcaaccccccaatcggccctaccctgagcgtgactgaaggtggcatcacaacctcccgatccgccctgctctgtgcatgacaggggtcggtgccccaactccccaatcagccctgctttgagcccgaacaggggctgcacctagggattgggcctgccctctgccacccgggagcaggcctaagccagcaggtcattatctcccgaggggtcccaggctccgagagggcacaggccgggctgagggatgcaccgccccccccccccccccaagtgcatgtgcactgggcctctaatatatatatatatatatatatatatatatatatatatatatatatatatatagccctaaccggtttggctcagtggatagagcgtcggcctgcagactgaagggtcccaggttcaattccggtcaaggcatgtaccttggttgggggcacatcctcagtaggaggtgtgcaggagccagctgatcgatgtttctctctcggcgatgtttatctctctatccctctcccttcctctctgtaaaaaatcaataaaaaagggcaggagagaaacattgctttTCCTCAAATGAGGCTGCAAGAGATTTTGGGGGTGCTGTTCAAGATTAGTTTAAGTGGAAGGCTGACATGACCAACTTTGATGTGGAGGTGCTTTTGAATATCCATGATAATGAAGTCATTGTGGGCATCGCATTGACAGAAGAGAGTCTCCACCGAAGAAATATCACACATTTTGGATCTACCACTCTGAGACCTACTCTTCCTTATGGGATGCTCCGGCTCTGTGCTCCTCAACCTTCTGATATAATAGTTGATCCGATGTGTGGAACAGGGGCAATACCAACAGAGGGGGCTACTGAATGGTCTAACTGCTTTCATATTGCTGGTGATAATAATCCACTGGCTGTGACTAGAGCAGCAAATAACATCTCATCTTTACTGACCAAGAGCCAAATTAACGAAGGCCAATTGTCCTGGGGCTTGCCCATGGATGCTATTCAGTGGGATATCTGCAATCTGCCATTAAGAACGGGCTCTGTGGACATTATTGTAACAGACATACCATTTTGGAAAAAAGGATGGACTCCAAGAAAAGAAACTGGAACCTTTACCCAGCTTGCCTATGGGAGATGAGCCGTATCTGTAAACCAGGGACAGGCCGAGCTGCACTTCTTACTTAGGAGAAGAAATGCTGTGCGAAGGCATTATCTGGAATGGAACATGTATGGTGGAAAGTGCACACTGTCTGGGTGAACATAGGTGGTCTTCCTGTTCCAGTTTACCTTCTGAACCGTACACCTCAAGCTTTTGTTCATCCTTCAGGACGGGATAAAGAGGAACTTCTACGTGCAAAGAATGATTAATAGTATTTGTGCTTCCTGACACTGGAAATGCCAGAATTTTcttgctttaaaagaaaaatagtatttaGTATTAACAAAAGCAGTTTTCTGTTTAAGTTGGTCTAAGGCTCTTCACCCAGGTTAGCAGGTGTGAATGTAACGTCATGGAATTGAAAGTCTTATGAGAGAAGAACATTTCTTCCTTTGCAGCTGCTGTGAAGAGGTAGCTGGACAATTGGTACTTTTCCTAAAATGCACTTGAGATTTgggtttacattttattttcaggcTTTGTACCAGTTCCTGTTTTCCACTGTAGCCACCCTGGCCAAATGGAAAAGCAGAGAACATAATCATAGCATCTTAGGCAACATATATACTGCCTATGTACTTCTGCTATTTAGTTGCTCAAGTTCTCTTTACATCAAccttaaaaaaggaattattacATTTTGTGAAAGTGTTTGCCCCATGATGAGATGAAATCTAACAAGACCTATTGAAAAGTTTATCATCtgccttaaaaattaaaacatgcatGTTATTCAGGTTAATACATAGAGGACTAGGATTTAGCAAAGGaattaaaaagatacatttttatttgtaaatagtaGCAAATACATTAATTACAAGATGAAGAATGGGACCAACAAGTCCAATTTaaagattgtatttttcagtACACAAAAGTGGTATTGCTTTTGAAAGTCAAACATAAACCTGtcaaaatatttttggtttcttAAAAGGACTGATTTATCGTTGAATTAAAAActtcacctgaaaaaaaaatcaataaaaatatatatttaaaatctatctatctatctgtaatTGCAAATTGtatttttccaaaggaaatagaatttgtgtttttttcagaAGGAAAATAACTGGTTTCTTGAAAGAGAGACTAACAGGGGCCTGTAGACACAGACGTCGACACAGACTCTGAGCTCAGCATGAGAGGAGTTAttgtggcagagggtggggtgagctTGGTGGCAGATGGAAACTCTGACAGACACATTATGAGTAATGATCACTGAATTACTCAGAGAGCTTCAGTGTTTTGGTCCAGTTGTTGGTATATTAATAATTTTCTTGTTCATGAATGTGCCATTGCATGAAAGTTTAGTATTTTGCACGGCTGTGTTCTCTGGACTGCAGATTGAGAGTGCTGTGATGAAAGGAAATGTATTCCATTTCTTTCCACTTTTCTGGGGTTAGTACAGTTATATGTACAGTTATATGTTCTCTTTATTCTACCAACTGAATAAAGAACTATTTCTTTGACTTTACCTCGTTGGGAAAGACCCCTGAGTTAGATTATTTCACTCAGGGATTTTGTACTCCTAGCATCTAACTGTGTGTCTGTCATAAGTGCTCTATTTGTGGAAGAGTGAATaaaaaaccaagtgaataaataatttttttactaCATGTATGTCTATTTTCATGTGTCCAGTTAAACCACTCATTTAAGCATTCAATCATTCAACAGTTAATCATTGAAAACATGCtgcctgccaggcactgtgtctgTCCTGGGGGTACAAAGGTGAACAGAAACAGACAAGACCTAGGCCTTGTGGAGCTTATAGTCTCTATCAAGTATTACAAAAGTCAGAGGTAGAAAATTGATCAAGCATGTATgtactatattttctttattgtcaggagagaagggaaatggggcaggggtggggaggtgagagggagggaaaatAGGGATCCAAATGAAGCTGAAATTATGCCCCAACTCAGAACATCCCCCCACTAGACATTCCAATGCCATGATCAAATAGAACCCCTGCTGCCGCCCAGATTCTATTACCAAAGCAGTGGCCCTCTTTGGGACTACCAGCAAAATTCCTAAACCCTTGCCATTTTCTGCAGGAAACTCTAGCAACCACTCCACACTGAAGGAGGGTGGAGGCTACCCAAACTCACTTGtcttttttggcagttaactAGCTCAGCAACTTTCATACAAGATGTGATTGTTACAGAACAGAAAGAGTTCCTTCATCTTGCGCTAGCAAAGCCAAACAGTAAACACTAAGAATTGCAGTGGAGAAAGATTGGTTATATTATTAtgaactagaagcccggtgcatgaatttgtgcacgggtggggtcccttggcctggccagtgatcgaggCCGATGGGGGGGGGCGAAGGAGGGGGGcagcctgctggggggagggaccgagggaggttagctccagcagcaagctgaccaaTGGCCAATTCcacaaggaattgggctccctcctccctcctgtctgggtccggggtgtgggtgaaccagattcggggctgtcagggccccagcagcaagatctgggtcagtgtgcatcatagctacggctggtcatctggtcattccagttgttttggtcgtttggtcataatggttgcttaggcttttatatagagagttgGCACCACCCAGG from Myotis daubentonii chromosome 2, mMyoDau2.1, whole genome shotgun sequence includes the following:
- the LOC132227895 gene encoding tRNA (guanine(6)-N2)-methyltransferase THUMP3-like; translated protein: MTNFDVEVLLNIHDNEVIVGIALTEESLHRRNITHFGSTTLRPTLPYGMLRLCAPQPSDIIVDPMCGTGAIPTEGATEWSNCFHIAGDNNPLAVTRAANNISSLLTKSQINEGQLSWGLPMDAIQWDICNLPLRTGSVDIIVTDIPFWKKGWTPRKETGTFTQLAYGR